A portion of the Hymenobacter gelipurpurascens genome contains these proteins:
- a CDS encoding glycoside hydrolase family 31 protein: protein MADNFQENNYMVNDLAARARQEFYPGQVVSCQQSGADFLFLCDNGVQLQLQVITDKVLRFRFATDNGFAPDFSYAFPDGVPPRQEPEFLEFREKPDHYRITTDRLICTISKTNLASRVLDRSGSVLSEDEKGFHWEYEYETGNDIVKMSKLVQSGAHYYGLGDKPDNMNLRGKQFTNWGTDTYGYVKGSDPLYKNIPFFLALHQKIGHGIFFDNTFKASFDFAAERADVASFWAQGGEMNYYFIYGPSLMEVTEEYTRLTCPPELPPLWALGYHQCKWSYFPESLFKGIGKGFRDRQIPCDALYLDIDYMEGYRCFTWNPTHFPDPKRMVRELAGDGFKTIVIIDPGIKIDPNYSVYREGLQNDYFCRRADGPLMKGSVWPGLCNFPDYTRPDVREWWAGLFKGLIQEDGVRGVWNDMNEPAVFEKGTFPDDVRFSYDGHQASHKKAHNIYGMQMARATAAGVKQFSYPNRPFTITRSTYSGGQRYSSGWTGDNVASWEHLWLANIQCQRLSISGFSFIGSDIGGFIDTPDGELYVRWVALGAFHPFFRTHSSGDHGDQEPWSFGEQYAELAKGFIELRYRLLPYMYTTFWQHVKQGTPILRPLAFLDQADTDTYLRMAEFALGDHLLVCPITTPGADGRWMYLPRGDWFYYWTDEAKTGGAEVWAAADLTRIPLFIKAGAVLPMYPVMQYVGEKVVEEVTLHVYHKNGTETSVLYDDGGEGYGYQNGQSTTRRFTVKGTETGLVLQQTTEGDFQPSFTSYRVVLHGLPFAPTMISLDGAAAAAKETTTETGLALPSVVVSAGFTELVIG, encoded by the coding sequence ATGGCCGACAATTTTCAGGAGAATAATTACATGGTAAACGATCTGGCCGCTCGGGCCAGGCAGGAGTTTTATCCTGGGCAAGTCGTTTCCTGTCAGCAATCTGGAGCTGATTTTCTCTTTCTCTGCGATAACGGCGTCCAGCTCCAGCTTCAGGTCATTACCGATAAAGTGCTGCGCTTCCGGTTTGCCACCGATAATGGGTTTGCCCCCGATTTCAGCTACGCTTTTCCGGATGGAGTGCCCCCCCGGCAGGAGCCCGAGTTTCTGGAATTCCGGGAGAAGCCTGACCATTACCGCATCACCACCGACCGCCTGATCTGCACCATTTCCAAGACCAACCTGGCCAGCCGCGTGCTCGACCGCTCCGGCTCTGTGCTGAGCGAAGACGAGAAAGGCTTCCACTGGGAATATGAGTACGAAACCGGCAACGACATCGTGAAGATGAGCAAGCTGGTGCAAAGCGGCGCCCACTACTACGGCCTCGGCGACAAGCCCGACAACATGAACCTGCGCGGCAAGCAGTTCACGAACTGGGGTACCGATACCTACGGCTACGTAAAAGGCTCCGACCCGCTCTACAAGAATATTCCGTTTTTCCTGGCCCTGCACCAGAAAATCGGGCACGGCATTTTCTTCGACAACACCTTCAAGGCCTCCTTCGACTTTGCCGCCGAGCGGGCCGACGTGGCCAGTTTCTGGGCTCAGGGCGGCGAGATGAACTACTACTTCATCTATGGCCCCTCGCTCATGGAAGTAACGGAGGAGTATACCCGCCTCACCTGCCCGCCCGAGCTGCCGCCGCTGTGGGCCCTGGGCTACCACCAGTGCAAGTGGAGCTACTTCCCCGAAAGCTTGTTCAAAGGCATCGGCAAGGGCTTCCGCGACCGGCAGATTCCGTGCGACGCGCTCTACCTCGACATCGATTATATGGAGGGGTACCGGTGCTTTACCTGGAACCCTACTCACTTTCCCGACCCTAAGCGCATGGTGCGGGAGCTGGCCGGAGATGGCTTCAAAACCATCGTCATCATCGACCCCGGCATCAAGATTGACCCCAACTACAGCGTGTACCGCGAGGGCCTGCAGAACGACTACTTCTGCCGCCGCGCCGATGGGCCGCTGATGAAAGGCTCCGTGTGGCCCGGCCTCTGCAACTTCCCCGACTACACCCGCCCCGACGTGCGCGAGTGGTGGGCCGGCCTATTCAAGGGCCTGATTCAGGAAGATGGCGTGCGGGGCGTGTGGAACGACATGAACGAGCCGGCCGTGTTCGAGAAAGGTACTTTCCCCGATGACGTGCGCTTCAGCTACGACGGCCACCAGGCCTCGCATAAGAAGGCCCACAACATCTACGGCATGCAGATGGCCCGTGCCACGGCGGCTGGCGTGAAGCAGTTCAGCTACCCCAACCGGCCCTTCACCATCACGCGCAGCACGTACTCGGGCGGGCAGCGCTACTCCTCCGGCTGGACCGGCGACAACGTGGCCTCCTGGGAACACCTGTGGCTAGCCAACATTCAGTGTCAGCGCCTGAGCATCTCGGGCTTCAGCTTCATTGGATCGGATATCGGGGGCTTCATTGATACGCCCGATGGCGAGCTGTACGTGCGCTGGGTGGCGCTGGGAGCCTTCCATCCGTTCTTCCGCACGCATAGCTCCGGCGACCACGGCGACCAGGAGCCCTGGAGCTTCGGGGAGCAGTACGCTGAGCTGGCCAAGGGCTTCATTGAGCTGCGCTACCGCCTCCTGCCCTATATGTACACCACGTTCTGGCAGCACGTGAAGCAGGGCACGCCCATATTACGCCCCCTGGCGTTCCTCGACCAGGCCGATACCGATACCTACCTGCGCATGGCCGAGTTTGCCCTCGGCGACCATCTGCTGGTGTGCCCCATCACCACGCCCGGCGCCGACGGCCGCTGGATGTACCTGCCCCGCGGCGACTGGTTCTACTACTGGACCGACGAAGCCAAAACCGGCGGTGCCGAAGTATGGGCTGCTGCTGACCTGACGCGTATACCGCTGTTCATCAAGGCCGGCGCCGTGCTGCCCATGTACCCCGTGATGCAGTACGTAGGCGAGAAAGTGGTGGAAGAAGTGACCCTACACGTGTACCATAAGAACGGCACGGAAACCAGTGTGCTCTACGACGATGGCGGCGAAGGCTACGGCTACCAGAACGGCCAAAGCACCACGCGCCGCTTCACCGTAAAAGGCACCGAAACGGGGCTGGTGCTACAGCAGACCACCGAAGGCGACTTCCAGCCCTCATTCACGAGCTACCGCGTAGTGCTGCACGGCCTGCCCTTCGCGCCAACCATGATTAGCCTAGACGGTGCGGCAGCGGCAGCAAAGGAAACGACTACTGAAACTGGCCTAGCGCTACCGAGCGTAGTGGTAAGCGCCGGTTTCACGGAGCTGGTGATAGGCTAG
- a CDS encoding rhomboid family intramembrane serine protease — translation MAAPDPIGLFAQKTDAELLYLAQHGQRYPAAVVQGAVQELQRRGLIPEELPEPAARPVAAPPAAPEPTGWALLREISRGVFWPRPGYFITPILLWLNLLAYALLGMTGSDVVAPKAADLLRWGANFSPLTLHGEPWRLVTSCFLHGGPAHLLLNMSSLVFLGLMTEGLTGRWRLLLVYLLSGVGGSLLSLWWHTQGVLSVGASGAVFGLYGLLLATLALHPTSFDRSARRTVLLFIFYLMASSLAGGLETHATDNAAHVGGLLSGLVLGSLWPRRAHQA, via the coding sequence ATGGCTGCACCTGACCCCATTGGCCTATTTGCGCAGAAAACCGATGCCGAGCTGCTCTACCTGGCGCAGCACGGGCAGCGCTACCCGGCTGCCGTGGTACAGGGCGCGGTGCAGGAACTGCAACGGCGCGGCCTCATTCCGGAGGAGCTACCCGAACCAGCAGCTAGGCCAGTAGCTGCGCCGCCTGCTGCTCCAGAACCCACAGGCTGGGCGCTGTTGCGCGAAATCAGCCGGGGAGTTTTCTGGCCTCGGCCCGGCTACTTTATCACGCCTATCCTGCTATGGCTGAATTTACTGGCCTACGCCCTGCTTGGCATGACGGGCTCTGATGTGGTGGCGCCCAAGGCCGCCGACCTATTGCGCTGGGGAGCAAACTTCTCGCCCCTGACTTTGCACGGTGAGCCGTGGCGGTTGGTCACGAGCTGCTTCCTGCACGGCGGGCCGGCCCATTTGCTCCTGAACATGTCGTCGTTAGTGTTTCTGGGGCTGATGACGGAGGGCCTGACGGGCCGCTGGCGGTTGCTGCTGGTGTATCTGCTGAGCGGAGTGGGCGGCAGCCTGCTCAGCTTGTGGTGGCATACGCAGGGCGTGCTTTCGGTGGGCGCTTCGGGTGCGGTTTTCGGGCTCTATGGGCTACTGCTGGCCACGTTGGCGCTGCACCCCACCTCCTTCGACCGCTCGGCTCGTCGCACGGTGCTGCTCTTCATCTTTTACCTGATGGCCAGCAGTCTGGCCGGTGGCCTGGAGACCCACGCTACGGATAATGCCGCCCATGTTGGGGGGTTACTTTCTGGTTTGGTGCTAGGGAGTTTGTGGCCGCGTCGGGCGCATCAGGCTTAA
- a CDS encoding flavin reductase family protein, with protein MRFSEEYPNSRFVTIPLRITHIQEEAPEAKTFWLTPAQPVPYQAGQYLTLLHPHHPELRRSYSLSSAPEVDVELGITVRRVANGQFSRWLIDEAKPDDELLTLGAGGLFTLPAANAVAYEQVLLFAAGSGIAPLYSLLKSILHTRPGVRVLLVYSNHTLTDAIFFQELRALATRFPERLRIEFLFSNHPNLARARLYKDLLVSLVREHATTTPARMLAYVCGPLNYMRMCNYGLHAVGLSAGNIRRENFVLPPPTQAQLPPDTATHHVQLEIGGRHFTFPVPYPETILRAARAHGLTLPFSCEAGVCGNCVARCTSGKVWLSYNEVLTERDLAQGLTLTCVGHPVGGDVHLRV; from the coding sequence TTGCGCTTTTCGGAAGAATACCCAAACAGCCGCTTCGTGACCATCCCGCTTCGCATTACCCATATTCAGGAAGAAGCTCCGGAAGCCAAAACGTTCTGGCTGACGCCTGCGCAGCCAGTTCCGTACCAGGCGGGGCAATACCTCACGCTGCTGCATCCGCACCACCCGGAGTTGCGCCGCTCCTATTCGCTTTCTTCGGCGCCCGAGGTGGATGTTGAGCTGGGCATCACGGTACGGCGCGTAGCCAACGGGCAGTTTTCCAGGTGGCTGATAGATGAAGCCAAGCCCGACGACGAGCTCCTTACTTTGGGAGCGGGTGGTCTGTTTACGCTGCCTGCGGCTAATGCGGTGGCCTACGAGCAGGTATTGCTGTTTGCAGCGGGTAGCGGCATTGCGCCGCTATATTCTCTTCTGAAATCTATTCTGCACACCCGGCCCGGAGTGCGGGTATTGCTGGTGTACAGCAACCACACTCTCACCGATGCTATTTTTTTTCAGGAGCTACGCGCGTTGGCTACCCGTTTCCCGGAGCGGCTCCGCATCGAGTTCCTGTTCAGCAACCACCCCAACCTGGCCCGCGCCCGCCTCTACAAAGACTTGCTGGTGAGCCTGGTGCGCGAGCATGCCACCACCACGCCAGCCCGAATGCTGGCCTACGTGTGCGGCCCCCTGAACTACATGCGGATGTGTAACTACGGCCTCCATGCCGTAGGCCTATCGGCGGGCAATATCAGGCGCGAGAACTTTGTATTGCCTCCGCCTACTCAAGCCCAGCTCCCACCCGATACGGCTACCCACCATGTGCAGCTTGAAATCGGGGGCCGGCACTTCACGTTTCCGGTGCCGTATCCCGAAACCATTCTGCGGGCCGCACGGGCCCATGGCCTCACGCTGCCGTTCAGCTGCGAAGCAGGCGTTTGTGGCAATTGCGTGGCGCGCTGCACGTCTGGCAAGGTCTGGCTTTCCTACAATGAGGTCCTTACCGAACGCGACCTGGCCCAGGGCCTGACCCTCACCTGCGTAGGCCACCCCGTAGGCGGCGACGTGCACCTGCGGGTGTAG
- a CDS encoding T9SS type A sorting domain-containing protein, whose protein sequence is MKQLLHRIATAVAAVLFAGSALAQTPAAVPNGTFETWATRSGSEAPQGWIRTDEILLFSPLAPLAPLLVPTGTTTKATVAHGGSFAAQIQNVTKTTPLGSGVLPGVLLLGPRVNPNGNGNIGGGVPYTSRPTRLQFWYKLTGDNALKDSAAVAVGLLKTQGGSTDIVAFDAVLLTPAPNYTLLDIPLTYIKSFAPDTLEMFFTSGLAETITAGTTLTVDDVVLVGTVTATRNPATEAALQIYPNPSTTGEFSLASLGSPALSTAPYTVADVTGRIVVRQAAAAASEARGRLVNLRGQRAGVYLLQLHTPEGPLTRKLVIE, encoded by the coding sequence ATGAAACAACTGTTACATAGAATAGCCACGGCCGTGGCTGCCGTGCTTTTTGCTGGCTCCGCCCTTGCCCAAACGCCCGCCGCCGTACCGAATGGCACCTTCGAAACATGGGCAACCCGAAGCGGCTCCGAGGCACCTCAAGGGTGGATCAGGACCGACGAAATCCTGCTGTTTTCGCCCTTGGCACCCCTGGCCCCACTCCTGGTCCCGACAGGAACTACTACTAAAGCTACCGTTGCGCACGGGGGTAGCTTTGCGGCACAAATTCAGAATGTGACCAAAACTACACCGCTGGGCAGTGGCGTGCTGCCCGGGGTGTTGTTGCTGGGCCCCCGCGTGAACCCCAATGGCAACGGCAATATAGGCGGCGGTGTGCCCTATACCAGTCGGCCTACGCGCCTGCAGTTCTGGTATAAGCTCACCGGCGACAATGCGCTAAAAGACTCTGCGGCGGTAGCGGTTGGGCTGCTCAAAACCCAAGGCGGCTCCACCGACATTGTGGCCTTCGATGCCGTGTTGCTGACTCCGGCTCCCAACTATACCCTGCTGGATATCCCGCTGACCTACATCAAAAGCTTTGCTCCCGATACGCTGGAAATGTTCTTTACCTCTGGTCTTGCGGAAACCATTACGGCTGGTACCACGCTCACGGTTGATGACGTTGTGCTGGTAGGCACCGTAACGGCTACCCGCAACCCGGCCACCGAGGCCGCCCTCCAAATTTACCCCAACCCCAGCACCACCGGCGAGTTCTCCCTGGCCTCTCTCGGCAGCCCAGCCCTTTCCACCGCTCCGTACACCGTAGCCGATGTTACGGGCCGCATCGTTGTTCGCCAGGCCGCCGCAGCCGCCAGCGAAGCCCGCGGCCGCCTCGTAAACCTCCGCGGGCAGCGGGCAGGCGTGTACCTGCTACAGCTTCATACGCCCGAAGGTCCCCTAACCCGTAAGCTCGTAATTGAGTAG
- a CDS encoding YdeI/OmpD-associated family protein, producing the protein MSTTAPQHEFDADLEMDASDNGVFLVVPFNVQELYGTTAALPVRGTIDGFPIRQSLLPLGNGEHMLAVRKEVRNAIGKSWSSTVHVVLERDTEERAIEMPAELTDALEYAGLQAKFDELPYGRRKELATWVGRAKKGDTRDERAQEAVQRIKTGAK; encoded by the coding sequence ATGAGTACGACTGCCCCCCAACACGAATTCGACGCCGATCTGGAAATGGATGCCTCCGACAATGGAGTGTTCCTGGTAGTGCCTTTTAACGTGCAGGAGCTGTACGGCACCACCGCCGCCCTGCCCGTACGCGGCACCATTGATGGCTTCCCGATTCGGCAGAGCCTGCTGCCCCTAGGCAACGGGGAGCACATGCTGGCCGTGCGCAAGGAAGTCCGGAATGCCATCGGCAAAAGCTGGAGCAGCACCGTGCATGTAGTGCTGGAGCGCGACACCGAAGAACGCGCCATAGAAATGCCCGCCGAACTCACCGACGCTCTCGAATACGCTGGCCTACAAGCCAAATTCGACGAGCTGCCCTACGGCCGCCGGAAGGAACTAGCCACCTGGGTAGGCCGCGCCAAGAAAGGCGACACCCGAGACGAACGCGCTCAGGAGGCAGTGCAGCGCATCAAGACCGGCGCTAAATAG
- a CDS encoding esterase/lipase family protein — protein MTETQDPSNSIPAAGPSRWRRAAAAVGWAARAPLTGVGFLYRAGQENLHFTLPVLNGAFGDQLAARHDPRAIQMSFRRHEADVPVADLRLSSNAAGNPQKTVVFLHGLMGDEIIWQAGSPDGLRYGPSLQQELGVCCLYVRYNSGLHISENGRLLHQLLSELVHTFPEAVGELVLVGHSMGGLIIRSAGYYADQELKNRQPEHEQTSSWLGHLRNVLLLGVPNDGSFLEQNSYFTSLILRKINIWPTRFVSGLIDKRSNGIKDLRFARLIEEDWQNPNADDLFPPRTVVPLLPGVHYHVLAGSLLKSDTSVLHDYFGDGLVGAHSAQGRIFRDPAAPADLRISTQVFPKLHHGSLLSHPEVYAYLRDVVAQENQRAE, from the coding sequence GTGACCGAAACCCAAGACCCTTCCAACTCAATACCGGCCGCCGGCCCTTCCCGGTGGCGGCGGGCCGCGGCGGCAGTAGGCTGGGCGGCCCGGGCCCCGCTTACGGGGGTAGGATTTCTGTATCGGGCCGGGCAGGAGAATCTGCACTTTACGCTGCCCGTGCTCAATGGCGCTTTCGGCGACCAGCTAGCCGCCCGCCACGACCCGCGGGCCATTCAGATGAGCTTCCGCCGCCACGAGGCCGATGTACCGGTAGCCGACCTGCGCCTGAGTTCCAACGCAGCCGGTAACCCCCAGAAAACGGTGGTGTTCCTGCATGGCCTCATGGGTGACGAAATTATTTGGCAAGCCGGCTCACCCGACGGCCTACGCTACGGCCCCAGTCTGCAGCAGGAGTTGGGCGTGTGTTGCTTGTATGTGCGCTACAACTCCGGCCTGCATATTTCTGAAAACGGCCGGCTGCTCCATCAGCTTCTATCCGAGCTGGTGCACACCTTCCCAGAGGCCGTGGGCGAGCTGGTGCTGGTAGGCCACAGTATGGGCGGGCTCATCATCCGAAGTGCCGGCTACTATGCCGACCAGGAGCTTAAAAACCGTCAGCCAGAACACGAGCAAACATCTAGTTGGCTAGGCCACCTGCGCAACGTGCTGCTGCTGGGCGTGCCTAACGATGGCTCTTTTCTGGAGCAGAACAGCTACTTCACCTCCCTGATTCTGCGCAAAATCAACATCTGGCCCACGCGCTTTGTCAGTGGCCTGATTGACAAGCGCAGCAATGGCATCAAGGATCTGCGCTTTGCGCGGCTGATAGAGGAAGACTGGCAAAACCCGAACGCCGACGACCTGTTTCCGCCGCGCACAGTGGTTCCGCTGCTGCCCGGCGTGCACTACCATGTGCTGGCGGGCTCCCTGCTGAAATCAGATACGTCTGTGCTGCACGATTATTTTGGCGACGGGTTGGTAGGTGCCCACAGCGCCCAGGGCCGCATCTTCCGCGACCCGGCAGCGCCTGCCGACCTGCGCATCAGCACCCAGGTATTCCCGAAGCTGCACCACGGCTCATTGCTCAGCCACCCCGAGGTGTATGCTTATCTGCGGGATGTAGTAGCCCAGGAGAACCAACGTGCTGAGTAG
- a CDS encoding alpha amylase C-terminal domain-containing protein gives MNDDTATTAVEEISDLLPLVQQDPWLTPYEPVLRARQARLKQRIAEIQQQYGSLSKFALAHQRLGLNYDARRKGYWFREWAPAAEALFLIGDFNGWDRQATPLQRGTDGVWEVFLADKEYRDRLTHHSLFKVHVRTVQGGKDRLPATLRRAVQNAETHDYAGQVWRPETPFEWTDQKFRIPNFVREPFIYEAHIGMATEEGRTGTYLEFAEQILPRIQADGYNCLQLMAIMEHPYYGSFGYHVANFFAVSSRFGTPEELKHLINEAHKRGIAVLLDVVHSHAVKNEAEGLANFDGSGGQYFHEGARGNHPGWDSKLFDYSKPEVQQFLLSNLRYWLEEFHFDGFRFDGITSMLYHHHGEGVAFGSYDQYFGPEVDEDAVLYLQLAASLVRELKRSAILIAEDMSGMPGLCRPSEEGGVGFDYRLGMGIPDYWIKLLKHSRDEDWNLHELWHVLTNRRRGEKTVAYAESHDQALVGDKTLAHWLLDKAIYEHMHKDDPDAIAARGIALHKLIRLATLSLGGEAYLNFIGNEFGHPEWVDFPRQGNEWSYHFARRQWSLADNPDLKYQFLLRFDQAMIAMAKATRLLNAAGTVQELNIDSNNQVLIFERNNLVFVFSFHVDRSVPDYRFHVPTAGRYRILLNSDDAQFGGFQRIDNSVTYETFEEDGVHKLSLYITSRTALVLARM, from the coding sequence ATGAACGACGATACCGCTACAACCGCCGTTGAGGAAATATCGGACCTGTTGCCCCTGGTGCAGCAAGATCCCTGGCTCACGCCCTACGAGCCTGTGCTGCGTGCCCGCCAGGCCCGCCTGAAGCAGCGAATTGCTGAAATACAGCAGCAGTACGGCTCTCTGAGCAAGTTTGCCCTGGCTCACCAGCGGCTGGGTCTCAACTACGATGCCCGCCGCAAAGGTTATTGGTTTCGGGAGTGGGCGCCGGCCGCCGAGGCTCTGTTCCTGATTGGAGATTTCAACGGCTGGGACCGGCAGGCCACTCCGCTACAGCGCGGTACTGATGGCGTTTGGGAAGTATTCCTGGCCGACAAAGAATACCGCGACCGGCTCACGCACCACTCCCTGTTCAAAGTGCACGTCCGGACGGTGCAGGGCGGCAAAGACCGGCTGCCGGCCACCCTGCGCCGCGCCGTACAAAACGCCGAAACCCACGACTACGCCGGCCAAGTTTGGCGCCCCGAAACTCCGTTTGAGTGGACCGATCAGAAATTCCGGATTCCGAATTTCGTGCGGGAGCCGTTCATTTATGAAGCCCACATTGGCATGGCTACCGAGGAAGGGCGCACCGGCACCTACCTGGAGTTTGCCGAACAAATCCTGCCGCGCATTCAGGCCGATGGCTACAACTGCCTGCAGCTCATGGCCATCATGGAGCATCCGTATTATGGCTCCTTTGGGTATCATGTGGCCAATTTCTTTGCCGTGTCCTCCCGTTTCGGTACGCCCGAGGAGCTGAAACACCTCATCAATGAAGCCCACAAGCGCGGTATTGCGGTACTGCTGGATGTGGTGCACTCGCACGCCGTGAAGAATGAAGCTGAGGGCCTCGCCAATTTCGACGGCTCCGGTGGGCAGTATTTCCACGAAGGCGCCCGCGGCAACCACCCCGGCTGGGACTCCAAGCTCTTCGACTACAGCAAGCCCGAAGTGCAGCAGTTTCTACTCAGCAACTTGCGCTACTGGCTCGAAGAATTCCACTTTGATGGCTTCCGCTTCGATGGTATCACAAGCATGCTCTACCACCACCACGGCGAGGGGGTAGCCTTCGGGAGCTACGACCAATACTTTGGGCCAGAAGTGGATGAGGATGCCGTACTGTACCTGCAGCTGGCCGCCTCTTTAGTGCGGGAGCTCAAGCGCAGCGCCATCCTCATTGCCGAGGATATGAGCGGTATGCCGGGCCTCTGTAGGCCTAGCGAGGAGGGCGGCGTCGGATTTGATTACCGCTTGGGCATGGGCATTCCCGATTACTGGATCAAGCTGCTCAAGCACTCCCGCGACGAAGACTGGAACCTGCATGAGCTATGGCACGTGCTCACCAACCGCCGCCGCGGCGAGAAAACCGTGGCCTACGCCGAGAGCCACGACCAAGCCCTGGTCGGCGACAAAACGCTGGCCCACTGGCTGCTTGATAAGGCCATCTATGAGCACATGCACAAGGACGACCCCGACGCCATTGCGGCCCGCGGTATTGCCCTGCACAAGCTCATCCGACTAGCCACGCTCAGCCTGGGTGGCGAGGCGTATCTGAACTTTATCGGCAACGAGTTCGGGCACCCTGAGTGGGTGGATTTTCCGCGCCAGGGAAACGAGTGGAGCTACCATTTCGCGCGTCGCCAGTGGAGCCTGGCCGACAACCCTGACCTAAAGTACCAGTTCCTGCTGCGCTTCGACCAGGCCATGATAGCCATGGCCAAGGCCACGCGCCTGCTCAACGCAGCCGGCACCGTGCAGGAGCTCAACATCGACTCCAATAACCAGGTGCTCATTTTCGAGCGCAACAACCTGGTCTTCGTCTTCAGCTTCCATGTAGACCGTAGTGTGCCCGACTACCGCTTCCATGTGCCCACGGCGGGCCGCTACCGCATCCTGCTCAACTCCGACGATGCCCAGTTTGGTGGCTTCCAGCGCATTGATAACAGCGTCACGTACGAGACCTTCGAAGAAGACGGCGTACACAAGCTGAGCCTGTACATCACGAGCCGCACCGCGCTGGTGCTGGCACGCATGTAA
- a CDS encoding glycosyltransferase: MTPAASHVLLLGWDDTPRTGEQSAPAVFPLVQALAPQIPLAIVLPRRPAALVTTPNTHLTVLSELTPADLLATAQRPDTGPAAWQAPAAPYVGSSSSPLERGLAIPAEPYVGRSPQAPAPDTGAAMVTTGLAASAAEASQRSAAASATTTQPEGGLLDHDDFEDNGAEPKAAEAYDLSQPQDDMVQDAVPKPAPTPLPSAPLPDGLAALQLTPEPDADLNYQVIQYARFATRQSFLENFSVIYATDWPTWLAAMEIRQQTGRPLVLHVHSLAQDRNTAADRGWIQELERLTMRRADLVLAASDDIAQRLRETYPLLVKHLQVVHPDDTNTLTNTLRQLETTWAGR; this comes from the coding sequence ATGACTCCTGCTGCATCCCACGTATTGCTTCTTGGCTGGGACGACACCCCCCGCACGGGCGAGCAATCGGCTCCGGCCGTATTTCCATTGGTACAGGCTTTAGCCCCGCAGATTCCTCTGGCCATTGTGCTCCCACGACGCCCCGCGGCCCTGGTTACCACGCCCAACACCCATCTCACGGTGCTCTCGGAGCTGACCCCTGCCGACCTGCTGGCTACTGCGCAACGCCCCGATACTGGCCCGGCCGCGTGGCAGGCGCCGGCCGCTCCTTACGTGGGTAGCTCTAGCAGCCCCTTGGAGCGAGGTCTGGCCATTCCGGCTGAGCCTTACGTAGGCCGCTCCCCACAGGCTCCGGCCCCTGATACTGGTGCCGCAATGGTTACAACTGGCCTAGCGGCCTCCGCTGCCGAAGCTTCCCAACGCTCCGCTGCTGCATCAGCAACTACTACCCAACCGGAAGGTGGCCTACTAGACCACGACGACTTTGAAGACAATGGCGCCGAACCCAAAGCCGCCGAAGCGTACGACCTCTCGCAGCCCCAGGATGATATGGTGCAGGATGCTGTACCTAAGCCCGCCCCTACTCCACTGCCATCGGCGCCCCTCCCCGACGGCCTTGCCGCGCTTCAGCTTACGCCCGAGCCCGATGCCGACCTGAATTACCAGGTGATTCAATACGCCCGATTTGCCACGCGGCAGTCGTTTCTGGAGAACTTTTCCGTGATTTACGCCACCGACTGGCCTACGTGGCTGGCGGCCATGGAAATCAGGCAGCAAACGGGCCGGCCACTGGTGCTGCACGTGCACAGCCTGGCCCAAGACCGCAACACGGCCGCCGACCGGGGCTGGATTCAGGAGCTCGAACGCCTGACCATGCGCCGCGCCGACCTGGTGCTGGCCGCTTCCGACGATATTGCCCAACGCCTGCGCGAAACGTACCCCTTGCTGGTGAAACACCTGCAGGTGGTTCATCCCGACGATACGAACACACTTACCAACACGCTACGCCAGCTCGAAACTACCTGGGCAGGCCGCTAG